From the genome of Geobacter sp. SVR, one region includes:
- the atpD gene encoding F0F1 ATP synthase subunit beta — MSQNIGKISQVIGAVVDVEFEPGKLPEIYHALRVTNPAIDERENNLVLEVAQHLGENSVRTIAMDSTDGLKRGQAVIDTGKQICAPVGHKTLGRIMNVIGEPVDEMGPIGNEKEYGIHREAPAFEDQSTKVEAFTTGIKVVDLLAPYARGGKIGLFGGAGVGKTVLIMELINNIAKQHGGFSVFAGVGERTREGNDLWEEMKESGVLDKAALVYGQMNEPPGARARVALTALSVAEYFRDEEGQDVLLFVDNIFRFTQAGSEVSALLGRIPSAVGYQPTLATEMGELQERITSTKKGSITSVQAIYVPADDLTDPAPATAFAHLDATTVLSRQIAELGIYPAVDPLDSTSRILDPQVIGEEHYAVARSVQYVLQKYKDLQDIIAILGMDELSEEDKQVVARARKIQRFLSQPFHVAEAFTGSPGKYVELKDTIKGFQEIVAGKHDSLPEQAFYMVGSIEEAIEKAAKLAAV; from the coding sequence ATGAGTCAGAACATCGGTAAAATATCGCAGGTCATCGGCGCTGTCGTCGACGTCGAATTCGAACCCGGCAAACTGCCGGAGATCTACCACGCACTCCGGGTCACCAATCCGGCCATTGATGAGCGCGAGAACAATCTGGTGCTGGAAGTTGCCCAGCACCTGGGTGAGAACTCGGTTCGCACCATCGCCATGGACTCCACCGATGGTCTCAAGCGCGGCCAGGCTGTTATCGATACCGGCAAGCAGATCTGTGCTCCGGTCGGTCACAAGACCCTGGGACGCATCATGAACGTCATCGGCGAGCCGGTTGACGAGATGGGCCCGATCGGCAACGAAAAAGAGTACGGCATCCACCGTGAGGCGCCGGCTTTCGAAGACCAGTCCACCAAGGTCGAGGCCTTCACCACCGGCATCAAGGTCGTTGACCTCCTCGCCCCTTACGCCCGCGGCGGCAAGATCGGCCTGTTCGGCGGCGCCGGCGTCGGCAAGACCGTTCTGATCATGGAACTGATCAACAACATCGCCAAGCAGCACGGCGGTTTCTCCGTTTTCGCCGGCGTCGGTGAGCGTACCCGCGAAGGTAACGACCTGTGGGAAGAAATGAAGGAGTCCGGCGTTCTCGACAAGGCCGCCCTGGTCTACGGCCAGATGAACGAGCCCCCCGGCGCCCGCGCCCGCGTCGCCCTGACCGCGCTTTCCGTTGCCGAATACTTCCGTGACGAAGAAGGCCAGGACGTTCTGCTGTTCGTCGACAACATATTCCGCTTCACCCAGGCCGGCTCCGAGGTTTCGGCACTTCTCGGCCGTATTCCTTCCGCCGTCGGTTACCAGCCTACGCTGGCAACTGAGATGGGTGAGCTGCAGGAGCGCATTACCTCCACCAAGAAGGGCTCCATTACTTCGGTTCAGGCCATCTACGTTCCGGCCGACGACTTGACTGACCCGGCACCGGCCACCGCCTTCGCCCACTTGGACGCCACCACGGTTCTCTCCCGTCAGATCGCCGAACTCGGCATCTACCCGGCCGTTGACCCGCTGGACTCCACTTCCCGTATTCTCGATCCGCAGGTCATCGGTGAGGAGCACTACGCCGTGGCCCGTTCGGTCCAATACGTGCTGCAGAAGTACAAGGACCTGCAGGACATCATCGCCATCCTGGGTATGGACGAACTCTCAGAGGAAGACAAACAGGTAGTTGCCCGTGCCCGCAAGATCCAGCGCTTCCTGTCGCAGCCGTTCCACGTTGCCGAAGCCTTCACCGGCTCCCCCGGCAAGTACGTCGAGCTGAAGGACACCATCAAGGGTTTCCAGGAAATCGTAGCCGGCAAGCACGACAGTCTGCCGGAACAGGCATTCTACATGGTCGGTTCCATTGAAGAGGCCATCGAGAAGGCCGCCAAGCTGGCCGCTGTCTAA
- a CDS encoding F0F1 ATP synthase subunit epsilon yields MAEKMKLEIVTPYKKVVDTEVDEVTATGKVGEFGILPGHAPFLTSLSIGELCYKNDGVGVCMALNWGYFEVKDDKIIVLVETAEYAEEIDVERAKAALGRAEEALKKLSPEDKQFKIYEAALERAMIRVQVAGRARK; encoded by the coding sequence ATGGCTGAAAAGATGAAGTTGGAAATAGTCACCCCTTACAAGAAGGTGGTCGACACCGAGGTGGATGAGGTCACTGCTACGGGTAAAGTAGGCGAATTCGGCATTCTGCCTGGTCACGCTCCATTTCTGACTTCCCTCAGCATCGGTGAGCTGTGCTACAAGAACGATGGCGTCGGAGTCTGTATGGCGCTCAACTGGGGATATTTCGAGGTCAAGGACGACAAGATCATCGTTCTGGTGGAAACTGCCGAATATGCTGAGGAAATCGACGTCGAACGCGCCAAGGCCGCCTTGGGCAGGGCCGAGGAGGCTCTCAAGAAGCTGAGCCCCGAGGACAAACAGTTCAAGATCTACGAAGCGGCGCTTGAACGGGCCATGATCAGGGTACAGGTCGCCGGTAGAGCCAGAAAATAA
- a CDS encoding TIGR01212 family radical SAM protein (This family includes YhcC from E. coli K-12, an uncharacterized radical SAM protein.) — MSSPKRYNPFSDELKRVFGCKVQRISVDAGFTCPNRDGTLGRNGCIFCGGHGSGSHGIKRGLGIADQLEDGKEVMIRKYRAARFLAYFQAFSNTYAPVAHLRSLFEQALAVPDVVGLIIATRPDCLSDDVLDYLGELNRRCYLWLELGVQTMHDGSLARINRGHDHACSAAAIERARQRGLRVCAHLILGVPGETREDILASVAEMNRLGVDGVKLHLLHVMKGTRLAEMHGQGRVELLDRDGYAGLVCDVLERLDPAILIHRLTGDGGHDNLVAPLWSLKKFEVLNLIDAELERRGTRQGDLLSTLRSPS, encoded by the coding sequence ATGTCATCTCCCAAGCGTTATAATCCCTTCTCGGACGAGCTGAAACGCGTCTTCGGCTGCAAGGTCCAGCGCATCTCCGTCGATGCGGGCTTTACCTGCCCCAATCGGGACGGCACCCTCGGCAGGAACGGCTGCATCTTTTGCGGCGGGCATGGCTCGGGGTCCCACGGCATCAAACGTGGCCTGGGAATTGCCGACCAGCTTGAAGACGGCAAGGAGGTCATGATCCGCAAGTACCGGGCAGCACGGTTCCTGGCCTACTTCCAAGCCTTCTCCAACACCTACGCGCCTGTCGCGCATCTGCGGTCGCTCTTTGAGCAAGCCCTGGCAGTGCCCGATGTCGTGGGCCTGATCATTGCGACCAGACCTGACTGCCTTTCGGATGATGTCCTGGACTATCTTGGAGAATTGAACCGGCGCTGCTACCTGTGGCTCGAGCTCGGGGTTCAGACCATGCATGACGGCAGCCTGGCCAGGATCAACCGGGGGCATGATCATGCCTGTTCCGCAGCTGCGATTGAGCGCGCCAGGCAACGGGGCCTGCGGGTCTGTGCTCACCTGATCCTGGGGGTGCCGGGGGAAACGCGGGAAGATATTCTGGCGTCCGTTGCGGAGATGAATCGCCTGGGAGTGGATGGTGTGAAGCTGCACCTGCTGCATGTCATGAAGGGTACGCGGCTGGCGGAGATGCACGGGCAGGGCCGGGTCGAACTGCTCGACAGGGACGGGTATGCCGGGTTAGTCTGCGACGTGCTGGAACGGCTTGATCCGGCCATCCTGATCCACCGCCTGACCGGCGACGGGGGGCATGACAATCTCGTGGCGCCACTCTGGTCGTTGAAGAAGTTCGAAGTGCTCAACCTGATCGATGCCG
- a CDS encoding class I SAM-dependent methyltransferase — protein MIFDTDADIVALRGPVPLSHLFLRRFVGPGSNAVDATCGNGHDTRLLAELTGASGRVWAFDIQEEAIRATGDRLAQAGLSGRVSLIQGGHETMAEHVPATQTAIVFNLGYRPGGNRSIVTLPETTLAAFRQALQLLLPAGILAATVYPGHASGAREHDMIETWAGQLEPQAFHVWRMGQLNAATGAPYFILIQKAG, from the coding sequence ATGATTTTCGATACCGATGCCGATATCGTGGCGCTGCGCGGGCCGGTACCGCTGTCGCATCTGTTCCTCCGGCGCTTTGTGGGGCCGGGAAGCAACGCTGTCGACGCCACCTGCGGCAACGGCCACGACACCCGCCTGCTGGCCGAGCTGACGGGAGCGTCCGGCCGGGTATGGGCTTTCGACATTCAGGAAGAAGCGATCCGTGCGACAGGCGACCGTCTCGCCCAGGCAGGCTTGAGCGGAAGGGTCAGCCTGATCCAGGGCGGACACGAAACCATGGCCGAGCATGTCCCGGCCACCCAGACCGCGATCGTCTTCAACCTCGGCTATCGCCCGGGAGGAAACCGCAGTATCGTCACCCTCCCGGAAACGACCCTGGCCGCCTTTCGACAGGCGCTGCAACTGCTGCTGCCTGCCGGCATCCTGGCGGCAACCGTCTACCCCGGACATGCGTCGGGGGCACGGGAGCACGACATGATCGAGACCTGGGCCGGCCAACTGGAGCCACAGGCATTCCACGTCTGGCGCATGGGACAATTGAACGCCGCCACCGGCGCGCCCTATTTCATCCTGATTCAGAAGGCAGGCTGA
- a CDS encoding ParB/RepB/Spo0J family partition protein translates to MLKKGGLGKGMAALLQASDAVADQAAYFICPIEQIRPNKNQPRKNFSPEKLEELAASIREQGIIQPLVVTQKNGFYEIIAGERRWRAAQKAGLREVPVVIREASEEAVLELALIENIQRQDLNAIEEAQAYRSLVEHLAISQEDVARRVGKNRTTVTNSLRLLRLPDEVQRDIVEERLSMGHARALLALEAEELIEKARREILQRQLSVRSTEDLVRRLKINPHPAVSKRPQQPDLLMSSLEEQLQKRFQSRVAIRRTGSKGGRLEIHFSDSDELTRIIDLLDV, encoded by the coding sequence GTGCTTAAAAAAGGTGGCCTCGGCAAGGGAATGGCTGCGCTGCTGCAGGCTTCCGATGCAGTTGCCGATCAGGCGGCATATTTTATCTGCCCGATCGAGCAGATCCGTCCCAACAAGAATCAGCCCCGCAAGAACTTTTCGCCCGAAAAGCTCGAAGAGCTGGCTGCCTCGATACGAGAACAGGGCATCATCCAGCCCCTGGTGGTGACCCAGAAGAACGGTTTCTACGAAATCATCGCCGGTGAACGCCGCTGGCGGGCGGCCCAAAAGGCCGGCCTGCGCGAGGTGCCGGTTGTCATTCGCGAAGCCAGCGAAGAGGCTGTGCTGGAGCTGGCGCTGATCGAGAACATTCAGCGTCAGGACCTGAATGCAATCGAAGAGGCCCAGGCCTATCGCTCTCTGGTCGAGCATCTGGCTATCTCGCAGGAGGATGTTGCCAGGCGGGTGGGCAAGAACCGTACGACCGTCACCAATTCACTGCGGTTGCTGCGGCTGCCGGACGAGGTGCAGCGGGATATCGTCGAGGAGCGCCTGAGCATGGGACATGCCCGCGCCCTGCTTGCCCTGGAAGCTGAAGAACTGATCGAAAAGGCCCGCCGCGAGATTCTGCAGCGCCAGCTCAGCGTCCGTTCGACCGAAGACCTGGTGCGGCGTCTGAAGATCAATCCCCATCCGGCTGTCAGCAAGCGTCCGCAGCAACCGGACCTGCTGATGAGTTCGCTGGAAGAGCAGCTGCAGAAGCGCTTCCAGTCCCGTGTTGCAATCCGCAGAACAGGCTCGAAGGGGGGGCGGCTGGAGATCCATTTCAGCGACTCCGACGAGCTGACCCGCATCATAGATCTGCTGGATGTCTGA
- a CDS encoding cytochrome c3 family protein yields the protein MRFTHTTLLGSLLALLTIQPASAFECKVCHSKNPKMVAMHKALQGQNCFGCHRPGEKLMGKGTPKDRESLLKRRITAAECLPCHGKR from the coding sequence ATGAGATTCACGCACACGACGCTGCTGGGCAGCCTGCTCGCCCTGCTCACGATCCAGCCCGCATCCGCCTTCGAATGCAAGGTCTGCCACAGTAAAAACCCCAAAATGGTGGCAATGCACAAGGCGCTTCAGGGGCAGAATTGCTTCGGTTGTCACCGGCCGGGCGAAAAGCTGATGGGCAAAGGAACCCCGAAAGACAGGGAGAGTCTGCTGAAACGGCGGATAACTGCGGCGGAGTGCCTGCCGTGTCACGGCAAGCGGTAA
- a CDS encoding ParA family protein, which yields MSRIICIANQKGGVGKTTTAVNLAASLAAAERPTLLVDIDPQGNATSGVGVDKAGLKQTIYDALINEADPSGLIVDTGHPFLHLMPANADLAGAELELASEIGREHKLKFVLSPLVEQYRYIIIDCPPSLNLLTINAMTAAESVLIPLQCEFFAMEGFSQILHTIKLIRKMINPALKIEGVLLTMYDGRGNLSKEVAEEIRTHFPGQVFESIIPRNVRLAEAPSHGKPVIYYDISSRGAASYLQLAREIIQREAPGA from the coding sequence ATGTCCAGAATTATCTGCATCGCCAATCAGAAAGGGGGCGTGGGCAAAACTACCACTGCCGTCAATCTGGCAGCCTCGCTGGCTGCTGCCGAACGCCCGACGTTGCTCGTGGACATCGATCCGCAGGGCAATGCCACCAGTGGCGTCGGGGTGGATAAGGCTGGGCTGAAACAAACCATCTACGACGCTCTGATCAATGAGGCGGATCCAAGCGGTCTGATTGTCGACACCGGCCATCCCTTTCTGCATCTCATGCCGGCCAATGCCGATCTGGCCGGTGCCGAACTGGAACTGGCGTCGGAGATCGGCCGCGAGCATAAGCTCAAATTCGTGTTGTCTCCGCTGGTCGAACAGTATCGTTACATCATTATTGATTGCCCCCCGTCGCTGAATCTTCTGACCATCAATGCCATGACCGCTGCTGAGTCGGTTCTAATTCCGCTGCAGTGCGAATTTTTCGCCATGGAGGGGTTCTCGCAGATATTGCATACAATCAAGCTGATCCGGAAAATGATCAATCCCGCGCTGAAGATCGAAGGAGTCCTGCTGACCATGTACGATGGGCGCGGCAACCTCAGCAAGGAAGTGGCGGAGGAGATCCGCACCCATTTCCCGGGCCAGGTGTTTGAGTCTATCATTCCCCGCAACGTGCGTCTGGCAGAGGCGCCCAGCCACGGGAAACCGGTCATCTATTACGATATCAGTTCACGCGGAGCAGCCAGCTATCTGCAGCTCGCCCGTGAAATCATCCAGAGGGAGGCGCCAGGTGCTTAA
- the atpA gene encoding F0F1 ATP synthase subunit alpha, which translates to MEIRAEEISEIIRKQIKEYGKEVEVSETGTIISLGDGIARIHGLAGAMAGELLEFPGGVSGMVLNLEEDNVGAAILGEFSEIKEGDTVKRTGRIVEVPVGPALVGRVVNAIGQPIDGKGPINSDTFSKVEIKAPGIVARKSVHQPMATGLKAIDSMVPIGRGQRELIIGDRQTGKTAVAIDTIINQKGGDVICIYVAIGQKRSTVAQVVSKLQEHGAMDYTIVVAATASESAPLQFIAPYTGVTMGEFFRDSGKHGLIIYDDLSKQAVAYRQLSLLLRRPPGREAYPGDVFYLHSRLLERACKLSDACGAGSLTALPVIETQAGDVSAYIPTNVISITDGQIYLESDLFYSGVRPAINVGLSVSRVGGAAQTKAMKQVAGTLRLNLAQYREMAAFAQFGSDLDKATQMQLARGERLVEILKQPQYRPLGFEKQVVVIFAANNGYVDDYPVSALKKYESELMAFFENRKADVLAELREKKQIDDELKAKLVASLDQFKKEFTA; encoded by the coding sequence ATGGAAATCAGAGCCGAAGAGATCAGCGAGATCATCAGAAAGCAAATCAAGGAGTATGGCAAGGAAGTTGAAGTGTCGGAGACCGGCACGATCATCTCCCTTGGTGACGGTATTGCCCGTATCCACGGCCTGGCAGGCGCCATGGCCGGCGAGCTGCTGGAGTTCCCCGGCGGCGTGAGCGGCATGGTTCTCAACCTTGAAGAAGACAACGTCGGTGCCGCCATTCTCGGTGAGTTCTCCGAGATCAAGGAAGGTGACACCGTCAAGCGCACCGGCCGCATCGTCGAGGTTCCGGTCGGTCCGGCCCTGGTCGGCCGCGTGGTCAACGCCATCGGCCAGCCCATCGACGGCAAGGGTCCGATCAACAGCGATACCTTCAGCAAGGTCGAGATCAAGGCCCCCGGCATCGTAGCCCGTAAGTCGGTTCATCAGCCGATGGCCACCGGTCTCAAGGCGATCGACTCCATGGTTCCGATCGGGCGCGGTCAGCGCGAGCTGATCATCGGCGACCGTCAGACCGGCAAGACCGCCGTTGCCATCGACACCATCATCAACCAGAAGGGTGGCGATGTTATCTGTATCTACGTCGCGATCGGCCAGAAGCGTTCCACCGTGGCCCAGGTCGTTTCCAAGCTGCAGGAACACGGCGCCATGGATTACACCATCGTTGTTGCCGCCACCGCTTCCGAGTCGGCTCCGCTGCAGTTCATTGCCCCCTACACCGGCGTTACCATGGGCGAATTTTTCCGCGACAGCGGCAAGCATGGCCTGATCATCTACGACGACCTTTCCAAGCAGGCCGTTGCCTATCGCCAGCTCTCCCTGCTGCTCCGTCGTCCGCCAGGACGTGAAGCATACCCGGGCGACGTTTTCTACCTCCACAGCCGTCTGCTGGAGCGTGCGTGCAAGCTGTCCGACGCCTGCGGCGCCGGTTCGCTCACCGCTCTGCCGGTCATCGAAACCCAGGCAGGCGACGTGTCCGCCTATATCCCGACCAACGTTATTTCCATCACCGACGGCCAGATCTATCTGGAGTCCGACCTGTTCTACTCCGGCGTCCGTCCGGCCATCAACGTCGGTCTCTCGGTTTCCCGCGTCGGTGGCGCCGCCCAGACCAAGGCCATGAAGCAGGTTGCCGGTACGCTGCGCCTCAACCTGGCCCAGTACCGCGAAATGGCCGCCTTTGCCCAGTTCGGTTCCGACCTGGACAAGGCCACCCAGATGCAGCTTGCACGCGGTGAGCGTCTGGTCGAAATCCTCAAGCAGCCCCAGTACCGTCCGCTGGGCTTTGAAAAGCAGGTTGTCGTTATCTTTGCCGCCAACAACGGCTATGTGGACGACTATCCGGTTTCGGCCCTCAAGAAATATGAATCCGAACTGATGGCTTTCTTCGAAAACCGCAAAGCCGACGTGCTGGCCGAACTGCGCGAGAAGAAGCAGATCGACGACGAACTCAAGGCCAAGCTGGTCGCCAGCCTGGATCAGTTCAAGAAAGAATTCACCGCTTAG
- a CDS encoding RluA family pseudouridine synthase: MIRRETVNEATGGRRLDDVIPALFVGLSKSEARRIIDRGGCAVNNSMVRVASRTVVVGDVIEVGVMEPGRFRELVLPQEALLYEDRDLVALNKPAGVNTQRTPYQLKGTLEYWVAEYFRQQGSKEPARIIHRLDRGTSGVMVFPKHRQAAAWLSKRFHDGQVEKLYLALVSGQPQQEVWRVDGAIGKIGSARYGIMSQGRSAVTEFRLVGASGGHSLVNARPLTGRTHQIRVHLASCGLPIVGDKTYEGEPGERMMLHCAALAFRNEKGTEIRLTALPDGLFAAMMKEYGLDYRLP; encoded by the coding sequence ATGATCCGCAGAGAAACTGTCAATGAGGCCACCGGCGGGCGGCGTTTGGACGACGTCATCCCGGCGCTCTTCGTCGGCCTCAGCAAATCCGAGGCCCGTCGCATCATCGACCGCGGGGGCTGTGCCGTCAACAACAGCATGGTGCGGGTTGCATCCCGCACCGTCGTGGTCGGCGATGTCATCGAAGTGGGAGTAATGGAGCCGGGACGCTTCCGCGAACTGGTGCTGCCCCAGGAGGCGCTGCTGTATGAGGATCGCGATCTGGTGGCGCTCAACAAGCCAGCCGGCGTCAATACCCAGCGTACCCCTTATCAGCTTAAGGGCACCCTGGAATACTGGGTGGCGGAATATTTCCGCCAACAGGGGAGCAAGGAACCAGCCCGGATTATTCATCGCCTCGATCGCGGCACCTCCGGCGTTATGGTGTTTCCGAAGCACCGTCAAGCCGCTGCCTGGCTTTCAAAGCGCTTTCACGACGGGCAGGTGGAGAAGCTTTATCTGGCGTTGGTCAGCGGCCAGCCTCAGCAGGAAGTCTGGCGTGTGGATGGGGCCATCGGCAAGATCGGGTCCGCCCGTTACGGTATCATGTCCCAGGGGCGATCGGCTGTTACGGAGTTCCGTCTGGTTGGGGCGTCCGGCGGGCATTCACTGGTGAATGCACGCCCCTTGACCGGGCGCACCCACCAGATCCGGGTCCACCTGGCATCCTGTGGGCTGCCGATTGTGGGGGACAAGACCTACGAAGGCGAACCGGGTGAAAGGATGATGCTGCATTGTGCAGCGCTCGCGTTCCGGAATGAGAAAGGGACGGAGATACGCCTGACAGCCCTGCCGGACGGGCTCTTCGCCGCCATGATGAAAGAGTATGGCCTCGATTACCGCTTGCCGTGA
- the atpH gene encoding ATP synthase F1 subunit delta yields MINNTIARRYAKALVQLGAEGGLVDRFREELAAVDRLFAANAELRAAFADPALTLEQKSAIMKELVAKAGCSELVGNFLLLLVDKNRIAFLGQIVQTYEKLADDFSGVIRPVITTAFPLEDGQVASIQGALEKKTGKKVVPQVAVDTSLLGGVVTQIGDIAYDNSVKTQLKRIQDILQKG; encoded by the coding sequence GTGATCAACAACACGATTGCGAGAAGATATGCCAAGGCGCTGGTGCAGCTTGGCGCCGAAGGGGGGCTGGTCGACCGCTTCCGCGAGGAGCTGGCCGCCGTTGACCGCCTGTTCGCTGCAAATGCCGAACTGCGGGCCGCCTTTGCCGATCCGGCGCTGACTCTCGAGCAGAAGAGCGCCATCATGAAAGAACTGGTTGCCAAGGCCGGTTGTTCCGAGCTGGTGGGCAACTTCCTGCTGCTCCTGGTGGACAAGAATCGTATCGCCTTTCTAGGGCAGATCGTTCAAACCTACGAGAAACTGGCTGATGACTTCTCCGGCGTGATCCGCCCGGTCATCACCACCGCTTTCCCGCTGGAAGACGGCCAGGTGGCCTCGATTCAGGGGGCTTTGGAGAAGAAAACCGGCAAGAAGGTCGTCCCGCAGGTGGCAGTGGATACATCGCTGCTGGGTGGGGTAGTGACACAGATCGGCGACATTGCCTACGACAACAGCGTCAAGACTCAGTTAAAACGGATTCAGGATATATTACAGAAGGGGTAG
- a CDS encoding ATP synthase F0 subunit B — MLSERSKKILFSLVCVAVVALAATAGFASEGGEGAHHVDKAAQMKDFGWRVLNFAVLVGILVWALKKANVKGSLNDRQAQIEKDLKDARAAREAAEAKLAEYSGKLDQASKEIDELHAAIVREGEQEKARIIAEARSAAEKIVAQAALSAEQETLKARNELRAEAARLAVEIASGKLAGAIQKNDHDRFVGEYLDKVVQIQ; from the coding sequence ATGCTTTCCGAACGCAGCAAGAAAATCCTGTTCTCCCTGGTCTGTGTTGCCGTTGTTGCCCTGGCTGCAACAGCCGGTTTTGCCAGCGAGGGGGGCGAAGGTGCCCATCACGTTGACAAGGCCGCCCAGATGAAAGACTTTGGCTGGCGTGTGCTGAACTTTGCCGTGCTGGTCGGGATCCTGGTGTGGGCGCTCAAGAAGGCCAATGTCAAAGGTTCGCTGAACGATCGCCAGGCTCAGATCGAAAAGGACCTCAAGGATGCCCGGGCCGCCCGCGAGGCTGCTGAAGCAAAGCTGGCCGAATACAGCGGCAAGCTTGATCAGGCCTCCAAAGAGATTGATGAGCTGCATGCCGCCATTGTTCGTGAGGGTGAGCAGGAAAAGGCCCGCATCATTGCCGAGGCCAGGAGTGCTGCAGAGAAAATCGTGGCCCAGGCTGCCCTGTCGGCTGAGCAGGAAACGCTCAAGGCGCGCAACGAGTTGCGGGCGGAAGCGGCCCGTCTGGCCGTTGAAATCGCCAGCGGCAAGCTGGCCGGCGCCATCCAGAAGAATGACCACGACCGATTTGTCGGTGAATATCTTGACAAGGTGGTACAGATCCAGTGA
- the atpG gene encoding ATP synthase F1 subunit gamma, whose protein sequence is MASLKSIKKRIVSVKNTRQITKAMKMVSAAKLRRAQEAVVAARPYAGKLAEVLQSLAGNLEGDLHPLLEKREGRKLLLVAVTSDRGLCGGFNTNLCKAAERFIKEKQGEFDQISLMTVGRKGYETLKNRHSVAKNFPNVLAKPSYQTAAMLAHEVIDGYLAEEYDQVVLLFNAFRTVMSQDITFQQLLPVVQEEQAATEENPVEYIYEPSVSELLAEILPKNIEVQIFKAMLESVAAEHGARMTAMDSASKNANEMIGKLTLQYNRARQAAITTELMEIISGAESIKG, encoded by the coding sequence ATGGCAAGCCTTAAAAGCATAAAGAAGCGGATTGTATCCGTTAAAAATACGCGCCAGATCACCAAGGCCATGAAAATGGTCTCGGCCGCCAAGCTGCGCCGCGCCCAGGAGGCGGTCGTCGCTGCCCGTCCTTACGCCGGCAAGCTGGCCGAGGTGCTGCAGTCTCTGGCAGGCAACCTTGAAGGCGATCTGCACCCGTTGCTGGAAAAGCGCGAGGGCAGGAAGCTTCTGCTGGTTGCGGTCACCTCCGACCGTGGTCTGTGCGGCGGTTTCAACACTAACCTCTGCAAAGCCGCCGAACGCTTCATAAAGGAAAAGCAGGGCGAATTCGATCAGATTTCCCTGATGACCGTCGGCCGCAAGGGGTACGAAACCCTCAAAAACCGTCACAGCGTTGCCAAGAATTTCCCCAACGTCCTGGCCAAGCCGAGCTACCAGACCGCGGCCATGCTGGCACACGAGGTGATCGACGGGTACCTTGCCGAGGAGTACGATCAGGTCGTCCTGCTGTTCAACGCCTTCCGTACCGTCATGTCACAGGACATCACCTTCCAGCAGCTGCTGCCGGTGGTGCAGGAAGAGCAGGCCGCTACCGAAGAGAATCCCGTTGAATACATCTACGAACCTTCCGTCAGCGAGCTTCTGGCCGAGATACTGCCCAAGAACATCGAAGTGCAGATCTTCAAGGCCATGCTGGAGTCGGTGGCTGCCGAACACGGCGCCCGCATGACCGCCATGGACAGCGCATCCAAAAACGCCAACGAGATGATCGGCAAGCTGACGCTGCAGTACAACCGTGCACGCCAGGCTGCCATCACGACCGAGCTGATGGAAATCATCTCCGGCGCCGAATCTATCAAAGGCTAA
- a CDS encoding ATP synthase F0 subunit B, whose protein sequence is MIELNLAFVIQMVNFGILVLILNLFLYKPIRKVLAERRQVVESAREKTVAVDAEVQEKMARYEARLHEAKLEAGNQRAEALKQAQIEETAVLEKARKEASDSLASIRTRVASEAAQARELLKKQAEALSGDICEKILGRSL, encoded by the coding sequence GTGATTGAATTAAATTTGGCATTTGTCATTCAGATGGTTAACTTCGGCATCCTCGTTCTGATTCTCAACCTGTTTCTGTACAAGCCGATCCGCAAGGTGCTGGCGGAGCGGCGTCAGGTGGTCGAGTCGGCTCGCGAGAAAACGGTTGCGGTCGATGCGGAGGTTCAGGAAAAGATGGCCCGTTACGAAGCCCGTTTGCACGAAGCGAAGCTGGAAGCCGGCAACCAGCGTGCAGAGGCGCTCAAACAGGCCCAGATCGAAGAAACCGCTGTATTGGAAAAGGCTCGCAAGGAAGCTTCCGATTCGCTTGCGTCCATTCGTACCCGGGTGGCTTCCGAGGCTGCCCAGGCGCGCGAACTGCTGAAGAAGCAGGCCGAGGCCCTGTCCGGCGATATCTGTGAGAAAATCCTGGGGAGGAGTCTGTAG